GATGATAAAGAATTATCCAAACTGTTTGATGATGACAAAGAGATTCAAGAAGATGACTTTGATATCAATGACGAGTTAACGAAACCAGCGATGACACAATTCGGTGACATTTGGCATTTAGGCAAACATATGTTAATTTGTGGCGACTCTACTAAAGAAGAAACCTATCAAGCTTTGTTAGGGGATACGAAAGTCAATTTAGTTGTAACAGATCCACCCTATAATGTGAATTACGAAGGTAGTGCAGGCAAGATTAAAAATGATGATATGGAAGATGGAGCGTTTTATCAGTTCTTGTTTGATGCTTTTACGCAAGCTGAAAAGGTCATGGCACAAGATGCAAGTATTTATGTATTCCATGCAGATACGGAAGGCTACAATTTCAGAAAAGCATTTAAAGATGCAGGATTTTATTTATCGGGTACGTGCATTTGGAAAAAGCAGTCACTTGTTTTGGGTAGAAGTCCTTATCAGTGGCAACATGAACCCATTTTGTTTGGTTGGAAACAAAAAGGAAAACATCAATGGTATACCGGTAGAAAAGAATCGACTATTTGGGAGTTTGATAAACCAAAGAAAAATGCAGATCATCCAACCATGAAACCGATCGAGTTGATTGCTTATCCGATTAAAAATTCAAGTATGACCAATAGTATTGTATTAGATATGTTTGGTGGTAGTGGTTCTACTTTACTGACGAGTGACCAATTGAATCGCATTTGTTACACCATTGAACAGGACGAAAAGTTTTGTGATGTGATTGTTAAACGATATATTGAACATGCAGGTAGAACAGCTGATGTGTATGTTATTCGTAACGATAAGAAAATACCATATGATGACTTGGTAGGTGATGCAGATGAAAAGACAATTGACAATGGGTAGTTTGTTTTCAGGTTCGGGTGGTTTTGAATTAGCGTCACAAATGGCTGGGATTATGCCACTATGGAATAGTGAAGTTGAACCTTTTCCTATTCTCGTTACACGAAAAAATCTACCGAATGTGACGCACTTAGGGAATATTCAAAAAATCAATGGTAGCAGGATACCACCAGTAGCTATCCTAACATTTGGTAGTCCCTGCCAAGATTTATCTGTTGCAGGGAAACGTGAAGGGTTAGACGGTAAAAAGTCTAACCTTTTTTATGAAGCCATACGTATCATTAAAGAAATGAGGGAGAAAACAAATGGAAACTATCCACGGTTTATCGTCTGGGAAAATGTCCCAGGTGCATTCTCAATCAACAAAGGAGAAGATTTCAGATGTGTCCTTGAAACCATCTGCCAAGTCAAAGATATACAGATATCTATCCCTAGACCTTCAAAATGGTCAAACAGCGGCAAAATCATGGGTGGAACATTCTCTCTTGCATGGCGAGTGTTGGATGCTCGGTATTTTGGAGTGCCCCAGAGAAGAAAAAGAATCTTTCTTGTCGCAGATTTTAATGGCAAAAGTGCCAGTGAGATATTATTTGACGAAAAAAGCGTGCCAAGGGATATTGAAACGAGCTCAGATGAGAGACAAACAACTACCAAAAGAATTGGAAGACGCACTACGCTATGCCTAAATGACCAAGGTGGAGAGCGTATGGACGTGACAGAAGATTATACAGCTACGCTAAGAGCCAAAGGGAATCGATCCCCTTATGTATTTGAAAATCACGGACAAGATTCTCGATTTAATGGACCACTTGACGTATCCCCAACATTTGGAGCTAATCTTGGTTTAGGGGGCAACAATCAACCATTGGTAGTGAATGCCAAAACTTACGACATTCGTTTGACAAGCGAAAACACACGCAACGTCAGGGCGACTATTTACGAAACAGATATCTCAAGAACGATTGATACTGGAGGAAACAATCCAGACAGAAATCAAGGTGGATTAGCCGTGGTGTATTCTACTAGTAAAAACTCACACCATACAATCGCTAATGTGAACGAAGTTGGGACGCTTGTGGCAAGTGACTATAAAGATCCACCAACCGTCATGGAAAGAAATCTAAAGGTTCGTAGATTAACGCCAACCGAATGTGGTAGGCTACAAGGTTTCCCAGATGATTGGTGTGAGGAGTTAGCCATTATGACACCTAGTGAAGAAGAACTTTCTTTTTGGAGAGCTGTCTTTGAAGAACATCGACTCATCAATGGCAAAAGCAAATCGAAGTCTGATAAACAAATTAAAAAATGGTTATCCAATCCATATTCGGATTCTGCTCAATATAAAATGTGGGGAAATGGTGTTGCGCTTCCATGTGTCGTTTATATTATGAAAAAAATCGCAGAAATGACTTGATAAATCATCATTTTAGAGTGATATATAGTGTAACAAACATACAGGAGGCTAAATATCATGATAGATAGAGTAAAACAAGCATTCTATGACAAGGAAGATAAACGATTAAAAGAAGCAGGTAAGTTGAGAAAAGCGGGTGAAAAAAATGAAAAGTAGAATAGAGAAATTAAGATTTCAATATCCAATCGGTACTCGCGTTAAACTCATTCAAATGGATGACATACAAGCACCGCCTATCGGTACTAAAGGGACGGTTTTAGGAGTGGATGATATTGGTTCTATTATGGTTGCTTGGGATAATGGTAGTCAATTAAGTGTTGTATTTGATGAAGATTATTGTGTGAAAGTAGATGATGATTAAGATGAAAATATGGCAAAATCATGGAAATAAGAGTTGATATTTATAGTGTTTAGCATGATAAATAGTGTAACCAAAATACAAGAGAAGAAAACACACTATACAGAAAGATTCAAGAAGCACTCAACGAAGTAAGAGCAAAAAGCTTCAGTCAAACCTAAAACAAGGTTTACAAAAAGCTTCAACAAACACAAAGATGGGGCAAATGCCCTATTTTTATTGGGAGGAAATGACATGATATATCAACCTAGTCAGTTTAA
The genomic region above belongs to Aerococcaceae bacterium zg-1292 and contains:
- a CDS encoding DUF4314 domain-containing protein codes for the protein MKSRIEKLRFQYPIGTRVKLIQMDDIQAPPIGTKGTVLGVDDIGSIMVAWDNGSQLSVVFDEDYCVKVDDD
- a CDS encoding site-specific DNA-methyltransferase; amino-acid sequence: MNKEATTYYLANINDLIPYVNNARTHSDTQIAQIASSIKEFGFLNPIIVSRDHTILCGHGRYYAAQKLGLEKIPCIKEEHLTEAQKKAYIIADNKLALNAGWDNDLLTIELSELQGLDFDLDLLGFDDKELSKLFDDDKEIQEDDFDINDELTKPAMTQFGDIWHLGKHMLICGDSTKEETYQALLGDTKVNLVVTDPPYNVNYEGSAGKIKNDDMEDGAFYQFLFDAFTQAEKVMAQDASIYVFHADTEGYNFRKAFKDAGFYLSGTCIWKKQSLVLGRSPYQWQHEPILFGWKQKGKHQWYTGRKESTIWEFDKPKKNADHPTMKPIELIAYPIKNSSMTNSIVLDMFGGSGSTLLTSDQLNRICYTIEQDEKFCDVIVKRYIEHAGRTADVYVIRNDKKIPYDDLVGDADEKTIDNG
- the dcm gene encoding DNA (cytosine-5-)-methyltransferase, which gives rise to MKRQLTMGSLFSGSGGFELASQMAGIMPLWNSEVEPFPILVTRKNLPNVTHLGNIQKINGSRIPPVAILTFGSPCQDLSVAGKREGLDGKKSNLFYEAIRIIKEMREKTNGNYPRFIVWENVPGAFSINKGEDFRCVLETICQVKDIQISIPRPSKWSNSGKIMGGTFSLAWRVLDARYFGVPQRRKRIFLVADFNGKSASEILFDEKSVPRDIETSSDERQTTTKRIGRRTTLCLNDQGGERMDVTEDYTATLRAKGNRSPYVFENHGQDSRFNGPLDVSPTFGANLGLGGNNQPLVVNAKTYDIRLTSENTRNVRATIYETDISRTIDTGGNNPDRNQGGLAVVYSTSKNSHHTIANVNEVGTLVASDYKDPPTVMERNLKVRRLTPTECGRLQGFPDDWCEELAIMTPSEEELSFWRAVFEEHRLINGKSKSKSDKQIKKWLSNPYSDSAQYKMWGNGVALPCVVYIMKKIAEMT